One window from the genome of Acidiferrobacterales bacterium encodes:
- a CDS encoding helix-turn-helix domain-containing protein, producing MEKDQDQRISFDTIIPEPSEPLIVAAADTGEQLAAAREQKGLSVQNIAEALKLTEGIITAVENQDYDQLYGAAYATGYVRSYAKLVDLDPDELIANDPKLGISEIQIDRSNTTLPTPLTAKLSNIRWAAIFLRLAIVASAIVVSFAIWKNWDLINNLWEPLVVEQSSTEESVPTPQSESRPDDES from the coding sequence ATGGAAAAGGATCAGGATCAGCGCATATCGTTCGACACCATAATTCCGGAACCGTCGGAACCGCTCATCGTCGCTGCTGCTGACACCGGTGAACAATTGGCTGCTGCGAGGGAACAAAAGGGGTTGAGCGTACAGAACATTGCTGAAGCCCTGAAACTGACCGAAGGCATCATCACCGCAGTCGAGAACCAAGATTATGACCAACTGTACGGTGCAGCGTACGCGACCGGTTATGTGAGATCGTATGCGAAACTTGTCGACTTGGACCCGGATGAGTTGATCGCGAATGACCCAAAACTGGGAATCAGCGAAATTCAAATCGACCGCTCTAATACAACCCTACCAACCCCATTGACCGCCAAACTGTCCAATATCCGGTGGGCTGCCATTTTTCTTCGATTGGCGATCGTCGCCTCAGCAATAGTCGTCTCGTTTGCTATCTGGAAGAACTGGGATTTGATCAACAACCTTTGGGAGCCACTTGTCGTGGAGCAAAGCAGTACTGAAGAATCGGTACCGACGCCGCAGTCAGAATCAAGACCAGATGACGAGTCTTAG
- a CDS encoding thioesterase family protein — MKRNDAIQSSWNALQEIFEESVPFHKSLGIKVINLGMQEPKLSVEMQDRFVGNFVRGNLHGGVISCLLDVIGGIVAFVDVVNRRDIQTTDEKIEQFSKMGTIDIRVDYLRPGFGSKFIASGFVLRTGNKVAVTRMELHNDEDVLIAVGTGAYVVG; from the coding sequence ATGAAGAGAAACGATGCGATCCAATCGTCCTGGAATGCCCTGCAGGAGATTTTCGAAGAATCCGTTCCATTTCACAAATCGCTAGGCATCAAGGTAATCAACCTCGGCATGCAAGAGCCGAAGCTATCCGTGGAGATGCAGGACAGATTTGTCGGTAACTTTGTCCGCGGCAACCTGCATGGTGGTGTAATTTCATGCCTGCTTGATGTGATCGGTGGAATCGTTGCATTTGTGGATGTCGTCAATCGACGCGATATTCAAACCACTGATGAGAAAATCGAGCAGTTTTCGAAAATGGGAACGATCGACATTCGCGTCGACTATCTTCGCCCAGGATTCGGTTCGAAGTTCATCGCCAGTGGATTTGTGCTTAGAACAGGCAACAAAGTTGCCGTTACTCGTATGGAACTGCACAATGACGAAGATGTGCTGATTGCAGTCGGGACCGGTGCCTACGTTGTCGGCTGA
- a CDS encoding thioesterase family protein, with amino-acid sequence MATGQQLFDSIENGLKFERKIEVGEDRVITFMGDDLRVYETPSMIADMEYACRDLLHEHLPSQWDSVGVVVDIEHLAATPIHQSVTVKVEIIEITGRKVRFKCEVCDALEIVGRGYHERFIVNVEKHRLRIAEKRTRMQ; translated from the coding sequence ATGGCAACAGGTCAGCAACTATTCGATAGTATTGAGAACGGTCTGAAGTTTGAGCGGAAAATCGAAGTCGGTGAAGATCGTGTGATCACGTTCATGGGGGACGATCTTCGGGTCTACGAGACGCCATCAATGATCGCAGACATGGAGTATGCCTGCCGCGACCTGCTGCATGAACATCTGCCGTCGCAATGGGATTCTGTCGGAGTTGTGGTTGATATCGAGCATCTGGCTGCGACGCCCATCCACCAATCGGTGACTGTGAAGGTAGAAATCATTGAGATCACGGGACGCAAGGTTCGTTTTAAGTGCGAGGTCTGCGATGCACTTGAAATTGTAGGCAGAGGCTATCACGAGCGTTTCATTGTCAATGTCGAGAAACACCGTCTGCGAATTGCCGAAAAGCGCACCCGTATGCAGTAG
- a CDS encoding efflux RND transporter periplasmic adaptor subunit, translating to MYKNPHMRKASLALVSIAFILAPGLSNSQSAATPVSVDQVKSESISETVSVFGELVSRQSGPVHVAINAPVLSIAVDVGDRVSEGDLIATLDASLLELQKAGVEARIEMSTWASRRKLAELELARQQEHRFRQLRHSAATTEAQYEDSVLKLKIAEHALGEAKAATGQIQRELEISNYNLSLTEIQAPYSGVVVERNIDLGQYVRVGQQIVRIVGDHDLEIEAYIPYRYIDSLKVGDVLMAEFDNGTRFEATLRAFIPEEHVSTRTRAVQFTFDQSQFDDLLAVNQNVVMFVPISREDQVLTIHKDAIVTQQGQHVVYIVENDSVTPRPISIGRASANRFEVTSGLSQGEVAVVRGNERLTPGQKVTIVN from the coding sequence ATGTATAAAAATCCCCACATGCGTAAAGCAAGTTTAGCTCTAGTCTCAATTGCATTCATTCTCGCACCTGGCTTGTCGAATTCCCAGAGTGCGGCAACACCCGTATCGGTTGACCAGGTCAAATCCGAATCCATAAGTGAGACAGTTTCCGTATTTGGCGAACTGGTCTCCAGGCAGTCTGGCCCGGTTCATGTAGCGATCAACGCACCGGTACTGTCCATAGCGGTCGATGTCGGTGATCGTGTCAGTGAGGGCGACCTGATCGCCACATTGGATGCGTCGTTGCTGGAGTTGCAGAAAGCGGGCGTGGAAGCGCGAATTGAGATGTCCACATGGGCATCCCGCAGAAAGCTTGCCGAACTAGAGCTCGCCCGACAGCAGGAGCACCGATTCCGCCAGTTGCGACACTCGGCCGCGACCACTGAAGCCCAATATGAAGATTCGGTTCTCAAGCTCAAGATTGCGGAACATGCACTCGGGGAGGCCAAGGCGGCGACCGGTCAGATCCAAAGAGAACTGGAGATTTCCAACTACAATCTCTCACTCACTGAAATTCAAGCGCCTTATTCGGGTGTCGTCGTCGAGCGAAACATAGATCTTGGCCAATATGTCCGGGTCGGTCAGCAGATTGTCAGGATTGTTGGCGACCACGATTTGGAAATTGAGGCTTACATTCCGTATCGATATATTGATTCTCTCAAAGTCGGTGACGTCTTGATGGCGGAATTCGATAATGGCACCAGATTCGAGGCGACTTTGCGTGCCTTTATTCCTGAGGAGCATGTCAGTACGCGAACCAGGGCGGTCCAGTTCACGTTTGACCAAAGTCAGTTTGACGACCTGCTGGCGGTCAATCAGAACGTAGTCATGTTTGTTCCGATATCCCGTGAGGATCAGGTGCTGACCATTCACAAGGACGCAATTGTCACTCAGCAAGGACAGCACGTAGTCTACATCGTAGAAAACGATTCGGTGACGCCTCGTCCAATCAGCATCGGCCGCGCCTCCGCAAACCGATTCGAGGTAACTTCAGGGTTGAGTCAAGGTGAGGTTGCAGTCGTACGCGGGAACGAGCGGCTGACTCCCGGTCAGAAAGTTACTATCGTAAACTGA
- a CDS encoding DUF1330 domain-containing protein, translating to MAGYVVVQVDIHDPEGFAVYAAMVPPTLESYGGRYLVRGGDFETVEGEWNPKRLVIIEFDSVEQARKWWASDEYAPAKKLREQTTTSKLLIVDGYSQ from the coding sequence ATGGCAGGATACGTTGTTGTGCAGGTCGATATTCACGACCCGGAGGGATTTGCTGTTTACGCAGCAATGGTGCCGCCGACATTGGAAAGCTATGGAGGTCGATATCTTGTCCGCGGCGGCGACTTTGAGACTGTTGAGGGTGAATGGAATCCCAAAAGGCTGGTTATCATTGAATTCGACAGTGTCGAACAGGCGAGGAAATGGTGGGCGTCAGATGAATATGCACCCGCCAAGAAACTCCGGGAACAAACTACGACTTCCAAATTGTTGATCGTGGATGGTTACAGCCAATGA
- a CDS encoding dienelactone hydrolase family protein, which produces MLDAVTIEPKNPPILSVIWLHGLGADGHDFEPIVPHLNIPQSCPVRFIFPHAPIQSVTINLGMKMRAWYDILNPIVGAGLEDEKGIRHSGEQVQAMIGQELSKGMDANQVVLAGFSQGGAIALFTAIRYPARLSGVLAISTYLPLADAVESERHAANSDVPILSLHGDFDPVISPTIAEQSRDKLKQLGYNVETRNYPIPHSVSADEIADIGNWLVQRCTEL; this is translated from the coding sequence ATGCTTGACGCTGTTACTATCGAGCCCAAGAATCCTCCGATACTGTCGGTCATCTGGCTCCACGGACTGGGTGCGGATGGACATGATTTTGAACCGATCGTCCCGCATCTGAACATTCCGCAATCCTGTCCCGTGCGTTTCATTTTTCCGCATGCTCCGATCCAGTCAGTGACCATCAATTTGGGTATGAAAATGCGGGCCTGGTATGACATTCTGAATCCGATTGTCGGGGCAGGGCTGGAGGATGAAAAGGGGATCAGACATTCAGGCGAACAGGTGCAGGCTATGATCGGGCAGGAACTTTCAAAGGGAATGGACGCGAATCAGGTGGTCCTTGCCGGATTTTCTCAAGGTGGTGCGATTGCGCTGTTCACTGCGATACGGTATCCTGCAAGACTGTCAGGTGTCTTGGCAATATCCACTTATCTTCCGCTGGCTGATGCTGTTGAGTCCGAGCGACATGCGGCCAATTCAGATGTCCCAATCCTATCGCTGCATGGTGACTTCGACCCGGTTATTTCACCGACGATCGCGGAACAGTCCAGAGACAAGCTCAAGCAATTGGGCTACAACGTCGAAACCAGGAATTATCCGATTCCACATTCTGTGTCTGCAGATGAGATTGCCGACATCGGAAATTGGCTCGTACAACGCTGTACGGAACTGTAA